The region cggccatcaagcacctatctattctaatcccattttccagcacttggcccgtagccttgtatgctatggtgtttcaagtgctcatctaaatacttcttaaatgttgtgagggttcctgcctctaccacctcttcaggcagtgagttccagattccaaccacccactgggtgaaaaaatctttccttaaatcccctctaaacctcctgccccttaccttaaatctatgtcccctggttattgactcctccgctaagggaaaaagtttcttcctatctaacctatcaatgctcctcataattttgtatacctcaatcaggtctgccctcagccttctctgctctaaggaaaacaaccctagcctatccagtctctcttcatcgctgaaatgctccagcccaggcaacatcctggtaaatttcttctgcaccctctccagtgcaatcacatccttcctatagtgtggtgaccagaactgtacacagtactccagctgtggcctaactagcattttatacagctccattataacctccctgctcttatattctatgcctcggctaataaaggcaagtatcccatatgccttcctaaccaccttatctacctgtgctgctgccttcagtgatctatggacaagtacaccaaggtccctctgaccctctgtacttccgagggtcctaccatccattgtatattcccttgccttgttagtcctcccaaagtgcatcacctcacacttctcaggattaaattccatttaccactgctccgcccatcttaccagcccatctatatcgtcctgtaatctaaggctttcctcctcactgtttacgacaccgccaattctcgtgtcatctgcgaacttactgatcatacctcctatattcacgtctaaatcattaatgtacattacaaacagcaagggtcccagcaccgatccctgaggtacaccactagtcacagacttccactcgcagaaacaaccctcgaccatcaccctctgcctcctgcgacgaagacaattttggatccaatttgccaaattgccctggatcccatgggctcttaccttcttaaccaatctcccatgcgggacctcatcaaaaaccttactgaagtccatgtagacgacatcaactgctttaccctcatcgacacatctagtcacctcctcgaaaaattcaatcaagttaaacacgatctccccctgacaaagccatgctgactatccctgattaatccctgcctctccaagtggagattaatcctgtccctcagagtttttttcCAGTagattcccaaccactgatgttagactcaccggcctgtaattacctagtttatccctgctatccttcttgaataatggtaccacattcactgtcctccagtcctctggtacctctcctgtggccagagaggatttaaacaTTAGTGTCAGAGCACATgctatctcctccctggcttcacataacagcctgggatacatctcatttgcctctggggatttacccacttttaagcccactaatacagctaatagctcctccctttcaatgctaatatgttcaagtatatcacaatccccctccctgatctcgacactgacatcgtccttctccatcgtgaagagcgatgaaaagtaatcatttcaaacctcacctatgtcctccggctccacacacagattgccactttggtccctaatgggccctactctttccctggttatcctcttgccctttatatacttatgaaacaccttgggattttccgttatcttgcccgccagtgttttttcatgtccccactTTGCTTTCTCAATTACTTTATTAAGTACAccactgcactttctatactcctctagtacctccactgttttcagtgttgGGCTTATTCTGACTCTGGGtcttgggtttattctcactccgggtgttgggtttattctcactctgggtcttgggtttattctcactctgggtcttgggtttattctcactccgggtgttgggtttattctcactctgggtcttgggtttattctcactctgggtgttgggtttattctcactctgggtcttgggtttattctcactctgggtcttgggtttattctcactctgggtGTTGGGTCTATTCTCACTCTGGGTCTTGGGTTTTTTCTCACTCTGGGTCTTGGGTTTATTCTGACTCCGGGtgttgggtttattctcactctgggtcttgggtttattctcactctgggtCTTGGGTTTATTCTGACTCCGGGtgttgggtttattctcactctgggtcttgggtttattctcactctgggtcttgggtttattctcactctgggtgttgggtttattctcactctgggtgttgggtttattctcactctgggtcttgggtttattctcactctgggtgttgggtttattctcactctgggtcttgggtttattctcactctggttgttgggtttattctcactctgggtgttgggtgtattctcactctgggtgttgggtttattctcactctgggtGTTGGGTTCATTCTCACTCTGGGtcttgggtttattctcactctgggtgttgggtttattctcactctgggtgttgggtttattctcactctgggtcttgggtttattctcactctgggtcttgggtttattctcactccaggtgttgggtttattctcactctgggtcttgggtttattctcactctgggtcttgggtttattctcactccGGGTGTTGGGTCTATTCTCACTCTGGGTCTTGGGTTTTTTCTCACTCTGGGtcttgggtttattctcactctgggtgttgggtttattctcactccGGGTGTTGGGTCTATTCTCACTCTGGGTCTTGGGTTTTTTCTCACTCCGGGtgttgggtttattctcactccGGGTGTTGGGTCTATTCTCACTCTGGGTCTTGGGTTTTTTCTCACTCTGGGTCTTGGGTTTATTCTGACTCCGGGtgttgggtttattctcactctgggtcttgggtttattctcactctgggtCTTGGGTTTATTCTGACTCCGGGtgttgggtttattctcactctgggtCTTAGGTTTATTCTCACTCCGGGtgttgggtttattctcactctgggtCTTAGGTTTATTCTCACTCCGGGtgttgggtttattctcactccGGGTGTTGGGTCTATTCTCACTCTGGGtgttgggtttattctcactctgggtcttgggtttattctcactctgggtGTTGGGTTCATTCTCACTCTGGGtcttgggtttattctcactctgggtgttgggtttattctcactctgggtgttgggtttattctcactctgggtcttgggtttattctcactccgggtcttgggtttattctcactccAGGTGTTGGGTCTATTCTCACTCTGGGTCTTGGGTTTTTTCTCACTCTGGGtcttgggtttattctcactctgggtgttgggtttattctcactctgggtGTTGGGTTCATTCTCACTCTGGGtcttgggtttattctcactctgggtcttgggtttattctcactctgggtcttgggtttattctcactctgggtgttgggtttattctcactctgggtcttgggtttattctcactctgggtcttgggtttattctcactctgggtGTTGGGTTCATTCTCACTCTGGGtcttgggtttattctcactctgggtgttgggtttattctcactctgggtgttgggtttattctcactctgggtcttgggtttattctcactccgggtcttgggtttattctcactccGGGTGTTGGGTCTATTCTCACTCTGGGTCTTGGGTTTTTTCTCACTCTGGGtcttgggtttattctcactctgggtcttgggtttattctcactccgggtgttgggtttattctcactccgggtgttgggtttattctcactctgggtcttgggtttattctcactctgggtcttgggtttattctcactctgggtgttgggtttattctcactctgggtcttgggtttattctcactctgggtcttgggtttattctcactccgggtgttgggtttattctcactctgggtcttgggtttattctcactctgggtcttgggtttattctcactctgggtcttgggtttattctcactccgggtgttgggtttattctcactctgggtcttgggtttattctcactccgggtgttgggtttattctcactctgggtgttgggtttattctcactccGGGTTTTGATATTATCCTTACTCTGGTTTTTTTGTCACTTCATTATCCGACTCTAATCCACTTTCTATTGACAGGAGCTGCAGAATTGCCGACTATTTTAAATTCAGGTAACTGGAGTCTGTTTTTAACATGTTTATCACCAGTTTGTTGTTTACTTACCCCATCGATTGTGAGGTGCTCATCAGTCCCTGCTGGAGTGCAGAGTTGTGTGAGAGACTGTTTGAGATAACTGTGCACATGTGTAtgggtgcgtgtgtatgtgtgtgagactgAGTGTGGGTGTGCGTGAGTGTGGCTGTGTGATTGTGTATGTGGATGTGAGTGTGCTTGGATGTGCAAGTGAGGTGTATATGTGTGTAGGCATACctgtgggagtgagtgtggggcTGTGTGTATCTGCATGTGCCTGTGGGTGTTGGGTGGATGAGTGTTTTTGAGTGAGTGTGCATGTTA is a window of Heterodontus francisci isolate sHetFra1 unplaced genomic scaffold, sHetFra1.hap1 HAP1_SCAFFOLD_683, whole genome shotgun sequence DNA encoding:
- the LOC137360036 gene encoding S-antigen protein-like; amino-acid sequence: MGENKPNTRSENKPKTQSENKPKTQSEKKPKTQSENRPNTRSENKPKTRSENKPKTQSENKPNTQSENKPNTQSENKPKTQSENEPNTQSENKPKTQSENKPKTQSENKPNTQSENKPKTQSENKPKTQSENKPKTQSENEPNTQSENKPNTQSENKPKTQSEKKPKTQSENRPNTWSENKPKTRSENKPKTQSENKPNTQSENKPNTQSENKPKTQSENEPNTQSENKPKTQSENKPNTQSENRPNTRSENKPNTRSENKPKTQSENKPNTRSENKPKTQSENKPNTRSQNKPKTQSENKPKTQSENKPNTRSQNKPKTQSEKKPKTQSENRPNTRSENKPNTRSEKKPKTQSENRPNTRSENKPNTQSENKPKTQSEKKPKTQSENRPNTRSENKPKTQSENKPKTQSENKPNTWREVPEDWRTVNVVPLFKKDSRDKLGNYRPVSLTSVVGNLLEKNSEGQD